The sequence below is a genomic window from Haloferax mediterranei ATCC 33500.
GTTCCCTCGACGAAGTCGGATGGAACAACCGTCTTCGCAACGAATGCTCGTGTCCGGCCAGAAGAGGCTGAAGCGTTCTGTCGTCGATACAGTAGCCGCTGGCAGATCGAAAACGAGTACAAATCAATCAAACACGATTTCTTAGCGAAGACTTCCTCGAAGGATTACCGCGTTCGGCTGTTCTACTTCGTGTTCGCGGTCCTCTTGTACAATATCTGGCGGCTCACTGACTTTCTGTTGAAAGCTGGTGCTGACGGTGAGATGGACTACGCACCAGTCATTACGGCTGGAGAGTGTGTCGAGTTGGTCTCTTCGGCGCTGCTTCCGCCGGACTAAGTGTACGAACACTCCGGCTTGCCCCTCGTGAGCGGTGGCACTATTTCTGGGCAGAATTTTTCGGATGGTTTCTGACAATCACAGAGGATGAACTGGTTTGGACAAGTTTTCTAGCTCTCTTCCCCGTAATCTAGACTAATTCAGCGTCAAAGAAACGCTAAAATTGCCCATCCTCCGAAACTGTGAACCCCAGAAAGGGAGATTCTATATCGCAGCATTTGATTTATATCTGGGCGATTCTACCTATCCCGGGAGTATTGCGTTGACGAGACGTGTTCCGAAGCGTCGTGGGGAAACGAGAGACCGCACATGCGCACGGCTCTCGTCGTCCAACGCTCTCGAAATGAGATTCGGAGGATAGTCGATGTTGTACCCCGTATCCCGCGTCACCGACGACAGAATCAGATGTGACTGGTTACTCCTACTTGGGGCGTCTACTCCAATAGACTGAGTTCCCACCCGATGACGATACCACAGATTTCTGCCAGAAATGTTGACGGCGAGAGCTTCCGCGGGTCACTCGGGCGGTCAAGTGAGCGATGTCAGGCGTCCGTCTGCGTGATAGCGTGCCGATTCAGTGACCGACATTCGCAGACTCACTCGCACGACAGATACAGAGTTCGACGCCGACGGAAGGGCGTCTTCACCACTTGAACCCCCGGTTGGACGCCGAAGACCTGGTGTCCGCTCAGCGTCCGCCATCTCCCCACCGATACGCACCGAGCCCACAAAACGATGAGAATCGCGCTCAGGACAATGGTCGTCGGTCGTGTAAATCGTTCGACAGCCTGAATCGAGGAATCGAACGCGGCCACAACTCGGGTCGAACGGGGGTCACCGTTTCGGCTTGTACCGACTGTCACTTGTCGAGGTAAATTTCAATCTCGAGTATCCGATTTTCCGCCGACCCTCCCGTCAGCGAAGACGTCCGCCGCAGTCCGTCGATTCGACGCAAAACTGTCCGAAGACGATGTGATAAATCATATACTGCGATATAGAATTGGCCACTATCGGTGATACCACAACCTCCTTCTCCATCCGCCGTCCGTTGATTCATTCGCCACGTTCAAGCCTGACGACCGAGTGAAGTCGATAATGACACGAAGCGTCTGGCTCAAAGCCGACGACACGGTCGGCGACTGGGAGACGCGGAAGCGACGCATCACGTCGGGTCTCGAAGCCGGTGTCGACTGGGTTCTCGTCGACGAGGACGATGTCGAGCAGGTGCGCGAACTCGGCGACGTCAAGATTGCCGCATTCCGCAGCGATGCTGATGTTCACGTGATGGAAGCAGAGGAAGACGACGAGGCGGAGGCGCTCGCCGACGCCTACATCGTCGGCAAGGACGGCGAAGGCGACGCCACCGTCGACCTCCCCTCCGATTTCTCCGGGTCTGCCGACTTGACGACGCTCCGCCGCAGCGACGACCTCGCAAACGGGTCGTACGTTCGCATCCTGAGCAAGGACTACGAAGCGTTCGCCGAGGAGGCCGCCCGCGACGGCGACCACACTATCGTCGTCGGCGAGGACTGGACTATCATCCCACTCGAAAACCTCATCGCACGTATCGGCGAGGAGACCGACCTCATCGCTGGTGTGACGAGCGCCGAAGAGGCCAAGGCGGCCTTCGAGACGCTCGAAATCGGTTCCGACGGCGTCCTCCTCGACAGCGACGACCCTGATGAGATTCGCAAAACAGTCGAGATTCGAGACGAGGCCGAACGCGAATCGCTCGACCTCGTCTGGGCGGAAGTCCAGGAAGTCGAGCGGACGGGCATGGCCGACCGCGTCTGCGTCGATACCGGCTCGCTCATGGACCACGAAGAGGGGATGCTCGTCGGGTCGATGTCTCGCGGTCTCTTCTTCGTCCACGCCGAAACCGCCGAGTCTCCCTACGTCGCCTCCCGGCCATTTAGAGTCAATGCAGGCGCAGTCCACGCCTACGCACGAACACCCAACGGCGGAACGACCTACCTCTCGGAACTCGAAAGCGGCGACGAAGTGCAGGTCGTCGATACGAAGGGTCGCACCCGCGAGGCCATCGTGGGCCGCGTCAAGATAGAAAAGCGACCGATGTTCCGCATCTCCGCCGATTACGAGGGTGACAGAGTCACTACCCTCCTGCAGAACGCAGAGACCATCAAGGTCCACACGCGCGAGGGTCGCACCGCGGTTACGGACCTCGAACCGGGCGATGAGATGCTTATCTACTACGAAGACACCGCTCGACACTTCGGCGAGGCCGTCGAAGAGAGCATTATCGAGAAGTAGGTCCGTCTCTCGTTTCGAGCGACGATTCGTTTTTCACTCTTCGACCGTGTACCACTCGAGTTCCGTCGCACACCACGGACAGAAATCGAGTTGTTGGTCGAGTTCGCCTCTGCAGACCGGGCAGGTCGGCTGGCCGTTAGCGTTGCGGCCTCGACTGCGCATCCCGACGCGATAGGCGTCGAGTGCGCTCAGGAACAACAGTCCGACGACGGGAACGATCACCGTTGTCGGGAGTGCACTTACAGACTCTATCGTCGAGAGCGACCCCACGGACGCAGGGTCGGTAACTGTCGAAAGGAGGACGAGTACAGCACCGATTACAAACGTGAACCACGCGAGCGCGCGTCGCCACTCTCGGAGGTAGACGTGCCCTGCGCCGGCGATACCGAGAGACGCACCAACGACTCCGACGAGGGCGGCGACGAACGCGCGACGACGAGCATCGGGCATCGTGCGTTGGCCTCGTCGCCCGTAGTCTTAAACGTCTGGATTGCTCGACAGGTCGTCGACGAGTGACCGGAGCGTCTGAGCACCGTATTGACCCGGTGCTGTGGCGTCTGCGGGTTCGACGGGTGCATATCCGATTTTCGAGCCGTACACCGGTGAAACAGCGCGTGTGTGCCGTCCGGCCTCGCCCATCGCCATCGTGGCCACCGTGTCGCCCCACTCCGTTGCAGTGTGCGTCACGTCGAGGAGTCGAAGCGCGTCGGCGTTCGTCTGGGCCGTGACGGCGAGTTTTCCCACGTCGCCGAGCGTCGCGGCTTCGTGGAGCAGTCGCGTCAGTTCCGACCGCGCGGGCGTCCGCTCGAAATCATGAACGGACGCAACGATTGTCGCGCCCGCGGCGCGCGCACGAGCGGCGGCGTCGACACCGACCTCGCTACGCAGGCTATCGAGTTCGATGTCCACCGCGGCGACGGCGTCACTCTCGGCGGCCGCGACGAGCGCGTCGAGACGGTCGACCTCGTCGCCGTCGGCTTCGCCGCCCTCCCAGTCGGCGCGGTTGGTCGCGAGAATCGGGAGTTCCCCGTCGTAGTCGTCGAGACCGTCGAGCGGGTTATCTGCGAGGTCCATTCGGAACTCGACGGCGTCTGCGACGTCTCGGGCGGTGGGTTCGTCGCCGAGGTCTGCAGTGCTCGCCGCAAGGACGAACGAGTCGAACGAGAGGTCCATATGCGTCCTGCGTTGCGCGGTCCTAAATCGGTGTCCGTGTCCGCAATGGGTTCGCTTGGGTCTCTGACGGCTGGTGCTCGGCCGTCAGTCGGTCATCTGTGCGTCTTTGGGGGCGTCCGAGGTAGCATCAACTGGTTCGTGCTCGACGACGAACTGTCGGTCTTCGTCGGCCGCCGACCGCGTGACTGACGAGACAGCGTAGAGGCGGATATTTCGCTCCTGTTTCGTCACGACGGGGAAGTCGTAGTATTCGGCGTCGTGACCCGGCCGTTCGTCCCGGTCTGCGACGAACGACCGATGAGCATCGAGTCGGTGCTCGACTTCTGTGCGCGACCGGGATTCGATACCATCGAGTCGGTCTTCGAAGGCTGAGATGAGTTCGGAATCGAGGTCGTACCCGACCGAATCCCGCCCCGCGAGCATCGCTGCGAGCGTCGTCGTGCCCGTTCCGGCGAAGGGGTCGAACACGGTATCGCCGTAGATGGAGTACATCCGAATCAGACGAAGCGGGAGTTCGACCGGGAACGCCGCCGAGCGGTCTCTCGTTCCCGAGTCGAGTTCTTGGTCGGTGCCGGTGAACTCCCAGAGGTCGGAGAACCACTGGTTGCGTTCCTCCCAGAAGAAGGCGCTCTCGTAGCGCATCTCGTCGCCCGGCGGGAACGACCGCGAGTCCCCTTTGCGCACGACGAGAACGTACTCGTGTTCGAGCGTGACGTAGGCATTCGGCGGCAGCGTCCCCGACCCCATGAACTTGGTCAGGCGATTCGTCGGCTTTCGCCAGATAGCGTCCGGCAGCGGTGTCAATCCGCGCTCAGAGAGAGCCGTCAGGACGCGAGCGTGGTTGGGATACTGCTGGAACGACCCACCGAGGCTTCGGGTCGCATCGCCGACGTTCACACACGCGATGCCCCCGGGCGCGAGGACGCGCTCGACTTCGTCCCAGACGGCGTCGAGTTGCTCGTGCATTGCCTCGAATGCGGCGTCGCCGTCACCCGAATCGAGTGCGTCAGAAACTGCCTCGTCGCGGGCCGAAAAGAGACTATCCCACATCTCTATCATGGGATACGGTGGCGATGTGACGACGAGGTCCACGCTCTCGTCGGCGAGTCCGGTGTCGGCAGCGTCGCCCACCCTGAGGGCGTGCTTCGTGCGCATCGTCCGGATGTGTTCGTCCCGAGACAAAACGTTTCGCCTCGATAGACGAGTTGTTTCGATGCGCGTAGAAGCATCTCACCGTGGAGGAAGGGAGGAAGCGTGCCGACCCCTGTTGAAGCCGTCGCTCGTGGGTCGAATAACCGAGAAACTAAGTCGACAACTGATTCGCTCCCGCCGTCAGAGTGATCGGTCGTTTAGACGAGTCCCAGATTCTCCTCGGCTTCGAGGAGTTCGTGGTAGCGGTTGCGAATCGTGACTTCGGAGATATCGGCAACGTCGCTGACGGCGGCCTGCGTCGTCTTCTCGTTGGTGAGAAGCGCGGCCGCGTAGACTGCAGCGGCGGCGAGACCGACCGGCGACTTACCCGAGTGGACGCCCTTTTCCTTGGCGTTCTTCAGGAGTTTGCGAGCACGCATCTTCGACTCGTCGGAAAGCCCGAGTTCGCTGGCGAATCGCGGGACGTACTGTTCGGGGTCCGCGGGCTTGACTTCGAGCGAGAGTTCGCGCGCGATGTAGCGATAGGTGCGAGCGACTTCGCTCTTTTCGACGCGCGAGACTTCAGCGATTTCGTCGAGCGAGCGCGGCACGCCGGCCATACGGGCGGCGGCGTAGGTACACGACGTGGCGACACCCTCGATGGAGCGACCGGGGAGCAGGTCGTCGTCGAGGGCGCGACGGTAGATGACAGACGCGGTCTCGCGGACGTTCTCGGGG
It includes:
- a CDS encoding 3-dehydroquinate synthase II; its protein translation is MTRSVWLKADDTVGDWETRKRRITSGLEAGVDWVLVDEDDVEQVRELGDVKIAAFRSDADVHVMEAEEDDEAEALADAYIVGKDGEGDATVDLPSDFSGSADLTTLRRSDDLANGSYVRILSKDYEAFAEEAARDGDHTIVVGEDWTIIPLENLIARIGEETDLIAGVTSAEEAKAAFETLEIGSDGVLLDSDDPDEIRKTVEIRDEAERESLDLVWAEVQEVERTGMADRVCVDTGSLMDHEEGMLVGSMSRGLFFVHAETAESPYVASRPFRVNAGAVHAYARTPNGGTTYLSELESGDEVQVVDTKGRTREAIVGRVKIEKRPMFRISADYEGDRVTTLLQNAETIKVHTREGRTAVTDLEPGDEMLIYYEDTARHFGEAVEESIIEK
- a CDS encoding transcription initiation factor IIB; its protein translation is MSERIWTRNPGAQEREQKQQNGRQQSESEQESTKGDTLKCPECGGHVVTDDEHGETVCNDCGLVVTADSVDRGPEWRAFDAREKDEKSRVGAPTTNTMHDKGLSTNIDWRDRDAYGNSLGARQRQKMQRLRKWNERFRTRDSKERNLKQALGEIDRMASALGLPENVRETASVIYRRALDDDLLPGRSIEGVATSCTYAAARMAGVPRSLDEIAEVSRVEKSEVARTYRYIARELSLEVKPADPEQYVPRFASELGLSDESKMRARKLLKNAKEKGVHSGKSPVGLAAAAVYAAALLTNEKTTQAAVSDVADISEVTIRNRYHELLEAEENLGLV
- a CDS encoding DNA-methyltransferase, which gives rise to MRTKHALRVGDAADTGLADESVDLVVTSPPYPMIEMWDSLFSARDEAVSDALDSGDGDAAFEAMHEQLDAVWDEVERVLAPGGIACVNVGDATRSLGGSFQQYPNHARVLTALSERGLTPLPDAIWRKPTNRLTKFMGSGTLPPNAYVTLEHEYVLVVRKGDSRSFPPGDEMRYESAFFWEERNQWFSDLWEFTGTDQELDSGTRDRSAAFPVELPLRLIRMYSIYGDTVFDPFAGTGTTTLAAMLAGRDSVGYDLDSELISAFEDRLDGIESRSRTEVEHRLDAHRSFVADRDERPGHDAEYYDFPVVTKQERNIRLYAVSSVTRSAADEDRQFVVEHEPVDATSDAPKDAQMTD
- a CDS encoding DUF7575 domain-containing protein, which codes for MPDARRRAFVAALVGVVGASLGIAGAGHVYLREWRRALAWFTFVIGAVLVLLSTVTDPASVGSLSTIESVSALPTTVIVPVVGLLFLSALDAYRVGMRSRGRNANGQPTCPVCRGELDQQLDFCPWCATELEWYTVEE
- a CDS encoding type I 3-dehydroquinate dehydratase: MDLSFDSFVLAASTADLGDEPTARDVADAVEFRMDLADNPLDGLDDYDGELPILATNRADWEGGEADGDEVDRLDALVAAAESDAVAAVDIELDSLRSEVGVDAAARARAAGATIVASVHDFERTPARSELTRLLHEAATLGDVGKLAVTAQTNADALRLLDVTHTATEWGDTVATMAMGEAGRHTRAVSPVYGSKIGYAPVEPADATAPGQYGAQTLRSLVDDLSSNPDV